In one Saccharibacillus brassicae genomic region, the following are encoded:
- the cysT gene encoding sulfate ABC transporter permease subunit CysT, giving the protein MEEYPVQTSWLRHKGWTYGFRTTVLLYFVVLIVLPIAGVYVYAFTDGWAPFWESIADPIAWKAVLLTLGLALIATIINVLLGTMIAWVLVRYRFHGRAILNSLVDLPFALPTAVGGLMILLLLGPNSWVGGIAEKLGFTIVFHQPAIVIAMVFVTFPFVIRAIQPLLEEMDASAEEASYTLGASRAATFFRVILPQIAPGIVGGAMLAFSRALAEFGAVVLVAGNIPAKTLTASVFIYGEVESDNNLGAAAVSVLLLTLSLLILWFINRVQRRGGRA; this is encoded by the coding sequence ATGGAGGAATATCCGGTGCAAACGTCATGGCTGCGTCACAAAGGCTGGACCTACGGTTTTCGCACGACGGTCCTGCTGTATTTCGTCGTATTGATCGTGCTTCCGATCGCGGGCGTCTACGTCTATGCGTTCACCGACGGCTGGGCGCCGTTCTGGGAAAGCATCGCCGATCCAATCGCCTGGAAAGCGGTGCTGCTCACGCTGGGACTCGCGCTGATCGCGACGATCATCAACGTGCTGTTGGGCACGATGATCGCCTGGGTGCTCGTCCGCTACCGGTTCCACGGACGGGCGATCCTGAACAGTCTCGTGGACCTGCCGTTCGCGCTGCCGACCGCGGTCGGCGGACTGATGATCCTGCTGCTGCTCGGTCCGAACAGTTGGGTCGGCGGCATCGCGGAGAAGCTTGGCTTTACGATCGTATTTCACCAGCCGGCAATCGTAATCGCGATGGTGTTCGTGACGTTTCCGTTCGTGATCCGCGCGATTCAGCCGCTGCTCGAAGAGATGGACGCTTCGGCCGAAGAAGCTTCGTATACGCTCGGAGCGTCGCGCGCGGCGACCTTTTTCCGGGTCATCCTGCCGCAGATCGCGCCGGGCATCGTGGGAGGCGCCATGCTGGCCTTCTCGCGCGCCTTAGCCGAGTTCGGAGCCGTCGTGCTCGTTGCGGGCAATATTCCGGCCAAGACGCTCACCGCTTCCGTGTTCATCTACGGGGAAGTGGAGAGCGACAACAATCTCGGCGCGGCCGCCGTATCGGTGCTGCTGCTGACGCTGTCGCTGCTCATCCTTTGGTTCATTAACAGGGTGCAGCGTCGGGGAGGGAGAGCGTGA
- a CDS encoding sulfate ABC transporter permease subunit → MRKLWILLTYLVFAVLLVAPLAKMVQSAFSNGWTGFVESISRPEALHALMMTGLVVLCVTVLNGLFGIMTALYLVRGKWLGRRLRGIMNSIVDLPYAVSPVIGGLMIVLLVGPDTSIGAFFANIGVNIVYAFPGMVIATLFVTFPLMVREIMPVLEEIGDDQEQASATLGAYGWTTFRRVTWPSIRWGVAYGAVLTVARSMGEFGAVLVVSGNIINRTQTATTLVYQDVENFNIAAAGGVALILAAFSAGLLLLMEWTKKRREVH, encoded by the coding sequence ATGAGAAAATTGTGGATCCTGCTGACTTATCTCGTGTTCGCCGTCCTGTTGGTCGCACCGCTGGCCAAAATGGTGCAAAGCGCGTTCTCGAACGGCTGGACAGGCTTCGTCGAATCGATCAGCCGGCCCGAAGCGCTGCACGCGCTCATGATGACCGGTCTCGTCGTGCTCTGCGTGACGGTGCTCAACGGCCTCTTCGGCATCATGACCGCGCTCTATCTCGTGCGGGGCAAATGGCTCGGCCGGCGGCTGCGCGGCATCATGAACAGCATCGTCGATCTGCCTTATGCGGTATCTCCCGTGATCGGCGGCCTGATGATCGTGCTGCTGGTCGGACCGGATACGTCGATCGGCGCTTTTTTTGCCAACATCGGGGTCAATATCGTCTATGCCTTCCCGGGCATGGTCATTGCGACGCTGTTCGTGACGTTTCCGCTCATGGTGCGCGAAATTATGCCGGTGCTCGAAGAAATCGGCGACGACCAGGAGCAGGCTTCGGCCACGCTCGGCGCCTACGGCTGGACGACGTTCCGCCGCGTGACCTGGCCGTCGATCCGCTGGGGCGTCGCCTACGGCGCGGTGCTGACGGTCGCGCGTTCGATGGGCGAATTCGGCGCGGTGCTCGTCGTCTCGGGCAATATCATCAACCGGACGCAGACGGCGACGACGCTCGTGTACCAGGACGTGGAAAACTTCAATATCGCGGCGGCCGGCGGGGTGGCGCTGATCTTGGCGGCGTTCTCGGCGGGTCTGCTGCTGCTTATGGAATGGACGAAGAAAAGAAGGGAAGTGCATTAG
- a CDS encoding glucose-6-phosphate isomerase gives MAKNVHFDYSKALGFFGQHEIDYFAEPIKLAHEQLHNKTGVGSDYLGWIDLPKAYDKEEFARIKKAAEKIQSDSEVLIVIGIGGSYLGARAAIEMLTNSFYNVQDKSQRKTPQVFFAGNSISSTYLSHLLQLVEGKDFSVNVISKSGTTTEPAIAFRIFRAALEKKYGKEEARKRIYATTDTARGALKKLSTEEGYESFVIPDDVGGRYSVLTAVGLLPIAAAGVDIDAMMQGAADASDEFSNPNVAENEAYQYAAVRNALYRKGKGTEILVNYEPSLHFVSEWWKQLFGESEGKDFKGIYPSSVDFSTDLHSMGQFIQEGSRNIFETVIQVENVSEQITIEEDADDLDGLNFLAGQTMDFVNKKAFQGTMLAHTDGQVPNLIVNIKDFSPYTFGYLVYFFEKACGISGYLLGVNPFDQPGVEAYKKNMFALLGKPGFEKEKAELESRLSE, from the coding sequence ATGGCCAAAAACGTTCATTTCGATTACAGCAAAGCACTGGGTTTCTTCGGACAGCATGAAATCGACTACTTCGCGGAACCGATCAAGCTCGCCCACGAGCAGCTGCATAACAAAACGGGCGTAGGTTCGGATTACCTCGGCTGGATCGACCTGCCGAAAGCGTACGACAAGGAAGAATTCGCCCGGATCAAAAAAGCGGCGGAGAAAATCCAGAGCGATTCCGAAGTGCTGATCGTAATCGGCATCGGCGGTTCGTACCTCGGCGCGCGCGCCGCGATCGAAATGCTGACGAACTCTTTCTACAACGTACAGGACAAATCCCAGCGCAAGACGCCTCAGGTGTTCTTCGCCGGCAACAGCATCAGCTCGACGTACCTGTCGCATCTGCTGCAATTGGTCGAAGGCAAAGACTTCTCCGTTAACGTCATCTCCAAATCCGGCACGACGACGGAACCGGCGATCGCTTTCCGTATTTTCCGTGCGGCGCTTGAGAAAAAATACGGCAAAGAAGAAGCCCGCAAACGCATCTACGCGACGACGGATACCGCGCGCGGCGCGCTCAAGAAGCTGTCGACCGAAGAAGGCTACGAATCGTTCGTTATTCCGGACGACGTGGGCGGACGCTACTCCGTGCTGACAGCTGTCGGCCTGCTGCCGATCGCGGCTGCCGGCGTGGACATCGACGCCATGATGCAGGGCGCGGCAGACGCGTCGGACGAGTTCTCGAACCCGAACGTGGCCGAGAACGAAGCGTACCAGTACGCGGCTGTCCGCAACGCGCTGTACCGTAAAGGCAAAGGCACGGAAATCCTCGTGAACTACGAGCCTTCGCTGCACTTCGTGTCGGAATGGTGGAAGCAGCTGTTCGGCGAAAGCGAAGGCAAAGACTTCAAGGGGATCTACCCGTCTTCCGTCGATTTCTCGACCGACCTGCACTCGATGGGCCAATTCATTCAAGAAGGCAGCCGCAACATCTTCGAGACGGTCATTCAGGTAGAGAACGTGTCCGAGCAGATCACGATCGAAGAAGATGCGGACGATCTGGACGGCCTGAACTTCCTCGCAGGCCAAACGATGGACTTCGTCAACAAAAAAGCGTTCCAGGGCACGATGCTTGCGCATACGGACGGACAAGTGCCGAACCTGATCGTCAACATCAAAGATTTCAGCCCGTATACGTTCGGCTACCTCGTCTACTTCTTCGAGAAAGCGTGCGGCATCAGCGGCTACCTGCTGGGCGTGAACCCGTTCGATCAGCCGGGCGTCGAAGCGTACAAGAAAAACATGTTCGCGCTGCTCGGCAAACCGGGCTTCGAAAAAGAAAAAGCGGAATTGGAATCGCGCCTGTCCGAATAA
- a CDS encoding carboxylesterase/lipase family protein yields the protein MEYTEIVTQQGTLRGAVVNGARVWKGIPYARPPVGDLRFRAPQPAEAWEGVRDALAFGPICPQPAPPETSLFGSNAVEMSEDCLHLNVWAPEPAGSALPVMVWIHGGAFVSGASSLPLYDGTQLALRGDCVVVSLNYRLGALGFLHVSPLGEGFDSNTGLLDQVCALEWVRANIAAFGGDPDAVTLFGESAGAMSIAALLAMPAARGLFHRAVLQSGAAQSMPAAQAESISAGFLRRLGVDGGNLERLKTLGAEELLAAAAQMGSEAESAGVTLPFQPAVEPGTLPVEPLQAVAEGSAAGIPLIVGTNRDEGVFFFHDESQVMAPEALIDTLRAMTGQEDVTEWLKEYPPTLAGQADMMTDLYFWRSALAFAEAQSRHAPVWMYRFDWTLPGHPFFGAAMHAVEIPFVFGNLVLLPRMGVRLEPVMQNLSDAMREAWQGFAKAGDPSTGALPWAPYAEDGRTTMVFGMTAVPENDPQREKRERIFGAAL from the coding sequence ATGGAATATACAGAGATCGTTACGCAACAAGGCACGCTTCGAGGCGCGGTCGTGAACGGGGCCCGTGTATGGAAAGGCATTCCGTACGCCCGGCCGCCGGTAGGCGACCTGCGCTTCCGCGCTCCGCAGCCTGCGGAGGCCTGGGAAGGCGTGCGCGACGCATTGGCATTCGGTCCGATATGCCCGCAGCCCGCTCCGCCGGAAACGTCGTTGTTCGGTTCGAACGCCGTCGAGATGTCGGAAGACTGCCTGCACCTGAACGTATGGGCCCCGGAGCCTGCCGGCTCGGCACTTCCGGTCATGGTCTGGATTCACGGAGGCGCTTTCGTGTCCGGCGCTTCGAGCCTTCCGCTCTATGACGGCACGCAGCTTGCCCTGCGGGGAGACTGCGTCGTCGTCTCCTTGAACTACCGATTGGGAGCGCTCGGCTTCCTGCACGTCTCCCCGCTCGGCGAAGGATTCGATTCCAATACGGGACTGCTCGATCAGGTGTGCGCGCTGGAATGGGTGCGCGCCAACATCGCGGCCTTCGGCGGAGATCCGGACGCCGTGACGCTGTTCGGCGAGTCGGCCGGCGCGATGAGCATCGCCGCGCTGCTGGCGATGCCCGCCGCCCGCGGCCTGTTCCACCGGGCCGTACTGCAAAGCGGAGCCGCCCAATCGATGCCGGCCGCCCAGGCCGAAAGCATCTCGGCCGGCTTCCTGCGCCGGCTCGGCGTGGACGGCGGCAATCTGGAGCGCCTCAAGACGCTCGGCGCCGAAGAGCTGCTTGCGGCCGCCGCCCAAATGGGCAGCGAAGCCGAAAGCGCGGGCGTCACGCTGCCGTTCCAGCCGGCGGTCGAACCGGGCACGCTTCCGGTTGAGCCCCTGCAGGCCGTAGCCGAAGGGTCCGCGGCGGGCATTCCGCTGATCGTCGGGACGAATCGCGACGAAGGCGTATTCTTTTTCCATGACGAATCGCAGGTGATGGCGCCGGAAGCGCTGATCGATACGCTGCGCGCGATGACGGGCCAGGAAGACGTCACCGAATGGCTGAAAGAGTATCCGCCGACGCTTGCGGGACAGGCGGACATGATGACCGACCTGTACTTCTGGCGCTCCGCGCTGGCGTTCGCCGAGGCGCAGTCCCGGCATGCCCCGGTATGGATGTACCGGTTCGACTGGACGCTGCCGGGCCATCCGTTCTTCGGAGCCGCGATGCATGCCGTCGAGATTCCGTTCGTATTCGGCAATCTGGTGCTGCTGCCCCGCATGGGCGTGCGCCTCGAACCGGTTATGCAGAACCTGTCGGACGCGATGCGCGAAGCGTGGCAGGGCTTTGCGAAGGCCGGCGATCCGTCGACCGGCGCGCTGCCGTGGGCGCCTTACGCCGAAGACGGCCGGACCACGATGGTGTTCGGCATGACGGCCGTCCCGGAGAACGATCCGCAGCGGGAGAAGCGCGAGCGGATCTTCGGAGCGGCCCTGTAG
- a CDS encoding secondary thiamine-phosphate synthase enzyme YjbQ produces the protein MLHTFELSTSRRDEIVDITPRVKELVRQSGVTNGIAMVYCPHTTAGIAINENADPDVKRDILMILDEVYPWEHPKYRHAEGNTAAHLKAITCGSSQTIIVEKGRLLLGTWQGIYFCEFDGPRSRTFKVKIMEG, from the coding sequence ATGCTGCATACATTTGAACTGTCCACGTCCCGCCGGGACGAGATCGTCGATATTACGCCGCGGGTCAAAGAACTGGTGCGCCAAAGCGGCGTGACGAACGGGATCGCCATGGTCTACTGCCCGCACACGACCGCCGGCATCGCTATTAACGAAAACGCCGATCCCGACGTGAAGCGCGACATCCTGATGATCCTCGACGAAGTGTATCCGTGGGAACATCCCAAATACCGCCACGCCGAAGGCAATACCGCCGCGCATCTCAAAGCGATTACGTGCGGTTCGTCGCAGACGATCATCGTGGAAAAAGGCAGGCTGCTGCTCGGCACGTGGCAGGGCATCTATTTCTGCGAATTCGACGGTCCCCGCTCGCGAACGTTCAAAGTGAAAATTATGGAAGGTTAG
- a CDS encoding Rpn family recombination-promoting nuclease/putative transposase has translation MPLELLDPRNDFLFKRIFGSEENRDVLLAFLNRTFTESGQPPLREILLLNPYTDKDSPSDKQSILDIRARTTEGELINVEMQLFNRYDMEKRTLFYWSKQYGGQLVEGQSYASLKRCVTINIVNFALLPNALYHSVFHLREDRTGIPLTDDIEVHFLELPKLEAHTVDIKEGGLANWLLFLKGVDPNQWEVLTMNEPKLKKAMTALEFLSQDKKLRMEYEDRQKFLRDQASMMDAAKNAEIYGFKAGMAKGIEQGIEQGVQKGIEQGIEQGVQKGIEDTARRLLKMGLQPEEAAEATGLTLEQVERLRSEP, from the coding sequence ATGCCTTTGGAACTGCTCGATCCGCGCAACGATTTTTTGTTCAAACGTATTTTCGGAAGCGAAGAGAACCGGGATGTGCTGCTTGCTTTTCTCAATCGAACGTTTACCGAATCCGGACAGCCTCCGCTGCGCGAAATCCTGCTGCTCAATCCGTATACCGACAAAGATTCGCCCAGCGACAAACAATCGATTCTGGACATCCGTGCGCGCACGACCGAAGGCGAACTCATCAACGTGGAGATGCAGCTGTTCAACCGGTACGACATGGAGAAAAGAACGCTTTTCTACTGGAGCAAACAGTACGGCGGCCAACTTGTGGAAGGGCAATCCTACGCATCGCTCAAGCGCTGCGTGACGATCAATATCGTCAACTTCGCTTTGCTGCCGAACGCCCTGTATCACAGCGTGTTCCATCTTCGCGAAGATCGAACCGGCATTCCTTTGACCGACGATATCGAAGTGCATTTTCTTGAACTGCCCAAGCTTGAAGCGCATACGGTCGATATAAAAGAAGGCGGACTGGCGAACTGGCTGTTGTTTCTCAAGGGCGTCGATCCGAATCAATGGGAGGTGCTGACCATGAACGAACCGAAACTGAAAAAAGCGATGACGGCTCTGGAGTTTCTGAGTCAGGATAAGAAGTTGAGAATGGAGTACGAAGACCGCCAGAAGTTTCTGCGCGATCAGGCATCCATGATGGATGCGGCCAAAAATGCGGAGATCTACGGATTCAAGGCGGGAATGGCAAAAGGCATCGAGCAGGGCATCGAGCAGGGCGTGCAAAAAGGCATCGAGCAAGGTATCGAGCAGGGCGTGCAAAAAGGCATCGAAGACACGGCCCGGCGGCTGCTCAAGATGGGACTGCAGCCGGAGGAAGCGGCCGAAGCGACAGGCCTGACGCTCGAACAGGTCGAGCGCCTGCGAAGCGAGCCCTAA
- a CDS encoding LacI family DNA-binding transcriptional regulator translates to MVSIKDIAKKAGVSISTVSYALNGSSKVTDETSSRILAIAEELHYVPNAAARTLKKRESRIIGVFLTDFRGDVYGDLLDGVKRVLNREGYDMIVCSGMQSHRMLPERMIDGAIILDSGFGSEEILRYADRGHRIVVLDRELIHPNINRVLLDNQAGAEAAMNHLLDRGHRNLYVVTGPEDSYDSNQRLAAVRQMAEARPDVRLTEIRSNFEKQGGEVAARQIVDEYDGPVAVFCLNDEMAVGISNALNGTELKIGEQVHLIGFDNIELAKYLQPRLATVDYSRPKWGAAAAEHLLNILSGDSVEHERMQVRLIEGGSVGPAPEHRPVD, encoded by the coding sequence TTGGTCAGTATCAAGGATATCGCCAAAAAGGCAGGAGTATCGATTTCAACGGTGTCTTACGCGTTAAACGGCAGCAGCAAGGTGACGGACGAGACCAGTTCGCGCATTCTGGCGATCGCCGAGGAACTGCATTACGTGCCGAACGCCGCGGCGCGCACGCTGAAGAAGCGAGAATCCCGCATCATTGGCGTATTCTTGACGGATTTCCGCGGCGACGTGTACGGCGATCTGCTGGACGGGGTCAAGCGCGTGCTCAATCGCGAAGGGTACGACATGATCGTGTGCAGCGGCATGCAATCGCACCGCATGCTGCCCGAGCGAATGATCGACGGCGCGATTATTCTCGATTCGGGATTCGGCAGCGAAGAGATTTTGCGGTACGCGGACCGCGGACACCGGATCGTGGTACTGGACCGCGAATTGATTCATCCGAACATCAACCGCGTGCTGCTCGACAACCAGGCGGGCGCGGAAGCGGCGATGAACCATCTGCTGGACCGCGGACACCGCAATCTCTATGTCGTGACCGGGCCGGAAGATTCGTACGATTCGAATCAACGCCTTGCGGCTGTGCGGCAGATGGCGGAAGCGCGGCCCGACGTCCGCCTGACCGAAATTCGCAGCAATTTCGAGAAGCAGGGCGGCGAAGTCGCGGCGCGGCAGATCGTCGACGAGTACGACGGTCCGGTCGCGGTCTTCTGTCTCAACGACGAGATGGCGGTCGGCATTAGCAATGCGCTGAACGGTACCGAACTCAAAATCGGCGAGCAGGTTCACCTGATCGGCTTCGACAATATCGAGCTCGCCAAATATTTGCAGCCGAGACTTGCGACCGTCGATTATTCGCGGCCCAAATGGGGCGCGGCGGCCGCCGAACACCTGCTCAACATCCTGTCCGGCGATTCCGTCGAACACGAACGGATGCAGGTCCGCCTGATCGAAGGCGGATCGGTCGGTCCGGCGCCTGAGCACCGCCCCGTCGACTGA
- a CDS encoding YigZ family protein translates to MLERYKTVRQEGQQEIVIRKSRFIGHIRPVENEEEANAFINEIKKLHRGATHNCSAYLLGERDEIQKQSDDGEPSGTAGKPILEVLKNRGLKNVAVVVTRYFGGIMLGAGGLIRAYADGAVAAVEAGDEITRVLHTQVFVTLDYTWHGKVENELRSREVRTGETQFTDKVTVLCLPPAGEAEPFVSWMTDLTQGQADIAKGDSVYYIEGE, encoded by the coding sequence ATGTTGGAACGTTACAAGACGGTCAGACAAGAAGGGCAGCAAGAAATCGTGATTCGCAAGTCGCGTTTTATCGGTCATATTCGTCCTGTCGAGAATGAAGAAGAAGCGAACGCTTTTATTAACGAAATCAAAAAGCTTCATCGCGGCGCTACCCACAACTGCTCGGCTTATCTGCTCGGCGAGCGCGATGAAATTCAAAAGCAGTCCGACGACGGAGAACCGAGCGGAACGGCGGGCAAGCCTATTTTGGAAGTGCTCAAAAACCGGGGACTGAAAAACGTGGCGGTCGTCGTCACCCGTTACTTCGGCGGCATCATGCTCGGCGCCGGAGGTTTGATCCGGGCTTATGCGGACGGTGCCGTGGCGGCGGTCGAAGCCGGCGACGAGATTACGCGCGTGCTGCATACGCAGGTATTCGTCACGCTGGACTATACGTGGCACGGCAAAGTCGAGAACGAACTGCGAAGCCGCGAAGTGCGGACAGGCGAGACGCAGTTCACGGATAAAGTGACCGTTCTTTGCTTGCCGCCTGCGGGCGAAGCCGAGCCGTTCGTCTCCTGGATGACGGATCTGACGCAGGGTCAGGCCGACATCGCGAAAGGGGACTCCGTTTACTACATCGAAGGGGAATAA
- a CDS encoding TetR/AcrR family transcriptional regulator, whose product MARRAVEQELSRERILEAARHLFITKGYRAISMRSIGQHLGYSHGSLYYHFKEKAELFYAIVIEDFGYLSSCLNGVMSGPEIDEFTRTELLLLEFIRFGLEHPHQYEIMFMTRDEELLAYCRSEQSRCLDLFASIVRGHLSEGLHTEDSLKSIPLSLFLSAHGFVSYYIQEKATFEEIRPAAVNHVRNLCAHLHLPASRL is encoded by the coding sequence ATGGCGAGAAGAGCAGTAGAGCAGGAGTTGTCGCGGGAGCGAATCCTTGAGGCGGCCAGACATTTGTTCATCACCAAAGGATACCGGGCCATTTCCATGCGCAGTATCGGACAGCATCTGGGCTACAGCCACGGTTCGCTTTACTATCATTTCAAAGAAAAAGCGGAACTGTTTTACGCCATCGTGATCGAAGATTTCGGGTATTTGTCGAGCTGCCTGAACGGCGTGATGAGCGGTCCGGAGATCGACGAATTCACGCGCACCGAGCTTTTGCTGCTGGAATTTATCCGTTTCGGCCTGGAGCATCCGCATCAGTACGAGATCATGTTCATGACGCGCGACGAAGAACTGCTGGCTTACTGCCGCAGCGAACAGAGCCGGTGCCTGGACTTGTTCGCTTCCATCGTACGCGGACACTTGAGCGAAGGGCTGCATACGGAAGACTCGCTCAAGAGCATTCCGCTCAGCCTGTTCCTGTCCGCGCACGGATTCGTCTCGTACTACATTCAGGAAAAAGCGACCTTCGAAGAAATTCGGCCGGCAGCCGTTAATCATGTGCGCAATTTGTGCGCCCACCTGCATCTGCCTGCTTCAAGGCTGTGA
- the tkt gene encoding transketolase, protein MANNIKIDDLSIATVRTLSIDAIEKANSGHPGMPMGSAPMGYQLFAKTMNHNPSNPNWVNRDRFVLSAGHGSMLLYSLLHLSGYDLPMEEIKQFRQWGSKTPGHPEYGHTAGVDATTGPLGQGVAMAVGMAIAEAHTASVYNQADFKIIDHYTYAICGDGDLMEGVSHEAASMAGHMQLGKLIMLYDSNDITLDGEASLSLTDSVMKRFEGYGWQVLRVEDGNDVDALAKAIEQGKMDTGRPTLIEVKTIIGYGSPNKQGKGGHAGPHGSPLGSDETKLTKEFYNWVYEENFYVPDEVREHFAKVKEKGELANKIWDDQFEQFQNQNPELAAQFLMAFNADLPIGWDEELPKYAAGDKEMSTRVASGKALNGVVHRIPQLFGGSADLESSTMTHLNDITVFTPQERAGRNIYYGVREFGMAGAMNGIALHGGIKVFGGTFFVFTDYLRPAIRLASLMGLPVTYVLTHDSIAVGEDGPTHEPIEQLASVRIIPGLTVIRPADGNETSAAWAYSLQNKKNPVALVLTRQNLPILEGSVECAWEGVARGAYVVSDAKDGKPAAQILATGSEVQLAVKAQAKLAEEGIQVRVVSMPSWDLFEQQDKAYRDSVILPEVKARLAVEMASPFGWERYVGDAGAILGINTFGASAPGGKVMEEYGFTPENVVSKVKELLN, encoded by the coding sequence ATGGCTAACAATATTAAAATCGACGATTTGTCGATTGCTACGGTACGGACCCTTTCGATCGACGCGATCGAGAAAGCGAACTCCGGTCACCCGGGCATGCCGATGGGATCGGCGCCGATGGGTTACCAGCTTTTCGCCAAGACAATGAATCACAACCCGTCCAACCCGAACTGGGTGAACCGGGACCGTTTCGTGCTGTCCGCGGGACACGGTTCGATGCTGCTCTACAGCCTGCTGCACCTGTCGGGTTACGATCTGCCGATGGAAGAGATCAAACAGTTCCGCCAATGGGGAAGCAAGACGCCGGGCCACCCGGAATACGGCCATACCGCGGGCGTCGACGCAACGACCGGTCCTCTGGGCCAGGGCGTGGCGATGGCGGTCGGCATGGCAATCGCCGAAGCGCACACCGCTTCCGTCTACAACCAGGCCGATTTCAAGATCATCGACCACTATACGTACGCGATCTGCGGCGACGGCGACCTGATGGAAGGCGTCTCGCATGAAGCGGCTTCGATGGCCGGCCATATGCAGCTCGGCAAACTGATCATGCTGTACGATTCCAACGACATCACGCTGGACGGCGAAGCTTCCCTGTCGCTGACGGACAGCGTCATGAAGAGATTCGAAGGTTACGGCTGGCAGGTTCTGCGCGTCGAAGACGGCAACGACGTCGACGCTCTCGCCAAAGCGATCGAGCAGGGCAAAATGGATACGGGACGTCCGACGCTGATCGAAGTCAAAACGATCATCGGTTACGGCAGCCCGAACAAGCAGGGCAAAGGCGGCCACGCCGGTCCTCACGGATCGCCGCTCGGCTCCGACGAGACCAAGCTGACGAAGGAATTCTACAACTGGGTCTACGAAGAAAACTTCTACGTGCCGGACGAAGTTCGCGAACATTTCGCCAAAGTCAAAGAAAAAGGCGAATTGGCGAACAAAATCTGGGACGACCAGTTCGAGCAGTTCCAGAACCAGAACCCGGAACTGGCCGCTCAATTCCTGATGGCGTTCAATGCCGACCTTCCGATCGGCTGGGACGAAGAACTGCCTAAGTACGCGGCAGGCGACAAAGAAATGTCGACCCGCGTTGCTTCCGGCAAAGCGCTGAACGGCGTCGTGCACCGCATTCCGCAGCTGTTCGGCGGATCGGCCGACCTGGAAAGCTCCACGATGACCCACCTGAACGACATCACCGTGTTCACGCCGCAGGAACGCGCGGGACGCAACATCTACTACGGCGTGCGCGAATTCGGCATGGCCGGAGCGATGAACGGTATCGCCCTGCACGGCGGCATCAAAGTGTTCGGCGGCACGTTCTTCGTGTTCACCGACTACCTGCGTCCGGCGATCCGCCTGGCTTCCCTGATGGGACTGCCGGTCACTTACGTGCTCACGCACGACAGTATCGCCGTAGGCGAAGACGGCCCGACGCACGAACCGATCGAGCAGCTCGCTTCCGTACGCATCATTCCGGGTCTGACGGTGATCCGTCCTGCCGACGGCAACGAGACTTCGGCGGCATGGGCTTACTCGCTGCAAAACAAGAAAAACCCGGTAGCGCTCGTTCTGACCCGTCAAAACCTGCCGATTCTGGAAGGTTCGGTCGAATGCGCATGGGAAGGCGTGGCGCGCGGCGCTTACGTCGTGTCCGACGCGAAGGACGGCAAGCCTGCCGCCCAGATTCTCGCGACCGGTTCCGAAGTGCAGCTGGCTGTCAAAGCGCAAGCCAAGCTGGCCGAAGAAGGCATCCAGGTTCGCGTCGTCAGCATGCCGAGCTGGGATCTGTTCGAACAGCAGGACAAAGCTTACCGCGATTCCGTTATCCTGCCGGAAGTCAAAGCCCGTCTGGCCGTCGAAATGGCGAGCCCGTTCGGTTGGGAACGTTATGTCGGCGATGCCGGCGCGATTCTCGGCATCAACACGTTCGGCGCTTCGGCTCCGGGCGGCAAAGTGATGGAAGAGTACGGATTCACGCCGGAGAACGTCGTGTCCAAAGTCAAGGAACTGCTTAACTAA